A region from the Flavobacteriales bacterium genome encodes:
- a CDS encoding ketoacyl-ACP synthase III, with the protein MYNSRIVGMGHYVPPKVVTNDDLSKHMDTNDAWIQERTGIKERRFADGKEDTTSTMGTKAALMAIENAGLTKDDINFIVFATLSPDYYFPGPGVQVQEQLGIQEIGALDVRNQCSGFVYALSVSDQFIKTGMYKNVLVIGAEYHSGGLEMTARGRGVSVIFGDGAGAAVLQRYEGDDHGVMSTHLHSEGKHAEELVLIGPATRRWVDTIIEENYPEDVSYYPYMNGNFVFKHAVTRFAEVIMEALKTNGYGPNDIDMLVPHQANLRISQFIQKKMGLSDDQVYNNIMRYGNTTAASIPIALSEAVQEGKVKEGDLVMLAAFGSGFTWASALLRF; encoded by the coding sequence ATGTATAATTCACGAATAGTGGGCATGGGTCATTATGTGCCGCCGAAAGTGGTGACGAATGACGACCTGTCGAAGCATATGGACACCAACGACGCGTGGATTCAGGAGCGTACTGGTATCAAGGAACGGCGGTTTGCCGACGGAAAGGAAGATACAACGAGTACCATGGGTACCAAGGCCGCGCTCATGGCCATTGAAAATGCCGGTCTCACCAAGGACGATATCAATTTCATCGTTTTCGCTACCCTGAGCCCTGATTACTACTTTCCGGGACCAGGTGTACAGGTTCAAGAGCAACTCGGCATTCAGGAGATCGGTGCACTCGACGTGCGCAATCAATGTTCGGGCTTCGTATATGCGCTTTCCGTGTCCGATCAATTCATTAAGACCGGGATGTATAAGAACGTTCTGGTGATCGGGGCGGAGTATCACTCGGGCGGACTCGAAATGACGGCTCGCGGTAGAGGAGTGTCGGTGATCTTTGGCGATGGTGCCGGAGCTGCGGTCCTTCAGCGTTACGAAGGAGATGACCACGGCGTTATGTCTACGCACTTGCACTCAGAGGGAAAACACGCCGAGGAGCTGGTGCTGATCGGCCCGGCCACTCGCCGCTGGGTAGATACCATCATCGAAGAGAACTACCCCGAAGACGTGAGCTATTACCCTTACATGAACGGTAATTTCGTGTTCAAACACGCCGTAACGCGTTTCGCGGAGGTGATCATGGAAGCCTTAAAGACCAATGGATACGGACCCAACGATATCGATATGTTGGTGCCGCACCAGGCCAACCTGCGGATTTCTCAGTTCATTCAAAAGAAGATGGGATTGTCCGACGATCAGGTGTACAACAACATCATGCGCTACGGAAATACTACGGCCGCCTCGATACCCATTGCACTTTCCGAAGCCGTGCAGGAAGGCAAAGTAAAGGAGGGAGACCTCGTGATGCTGGCGGCGTTTGGCTCGGGCTTCACCTGGGCAAGCGCGCTCCTGAGGTTTTAG
- the htpG gene encoding molecular chaperone HtpG: MAKGKINVQSENIFPIIKKFLYSDQEIFVRELISNAVDATQKLQTLARLGDFKGEMGDTTIEVSIDKEAKTLTFKDKGIGMTSDEVKKYINQVAFSGAKEFMSQYEDKMDGKGIIGNFGLGFYSSFMVSDKVEIHTKSYKNGEGTEAVRWECDGDPEYRLTKSKKEDRGSEIVLHINAESAEFLEEHRIREILDKYCKFLPVEIQFETKEIEEGEGDDKVKKTVPDIINNPNPAWTKAPSDLEEQDYKEFYRELYPMQFDEPLFHIHLNVDYPFNLTGILFFPKIKNNIEVQKDNIQLYSNQVFVTDSVEGIVPDFLTLLQGVIDSPDIPLNVSRSYLQSDSNVKKISAHITKKVADKLEELFKNDRERLESIWEDIKVIIEYGMLSEEKFFDKAKNFNLYPNVGGEHFTFEEYTEKIKAAQTDKDGKLVYLYTNNPEEQHGFIEEAKGHGYDVLHLDSPIVGHLLQKLEMDGEKITFARVDSEPIEKLIAKDDEHPSKLTEEEKETLKPIIEAAVPKEQFSVSLEAQSEKSPAFSITRPEFMRRMKEMSMTGGGMMGMGNLPDSFNLIVNVNHPLVERIHTEKDESKRSELINQGVDLAKLSQNMLKGEALTSFIKRSYDLIDA, from the coding sequence ATGGCTAAAGGAAAAATAAACGTTCAGTCGGAGAATATTTTCCCGATCATCAAGAAATTCTTGTACAGCGATCAAGAGATCTTCGTTCGCGAATTGATCTCAAACGCAGTGGACGCTACACAGAAGCTTCAGACCTTGGCTCGGCTCGGAGATTTCAAGGGCGAAATGGGAGACACCACCATTGAAGTTTCGATCGACAAAGAAGCAAAGACCCTGACTTTCAAGGACAAGGGTATCGGAATGACCAGCGACGAGGTCAAGAAATACATCAACCAGGTCGCATTTTCAGGTGCTAAGGAGTTCATGTCTCAATACGAAGACAAAATGGACGGAAAAGGAATTATAGGAAACTTTGGACTTGGGTTCTATTCTTCGTTCATGGTGTCCGATAAAGTCGAGATCCACACTAAATCGTACAAGAACGGTGAAGGAACCGAAGCCGTTCGGTGGGAGTGCGATGGTGACCCCGAGTACCGCCTGACCAAAAGCAAAAAAGAGGATCGCGGATCAGAGATCGTCTTGCACATCAACGCAGAGTCGGCTGAATTCCTGGAAGAACACCGCATTCGCGAGATCCTCGACAAGTACTGTAAATTCCTTCCGGTTGAGATTCAATTCGAAACCAAAGAAATCGAAGAAGGAGAAGGCGATGATAAGGTAAAGAAGACCGTTCCGGATATCATCAACAATCCGAATCCAGCTTGGACCAAAGCTCCGAGCGATTTGGAAGAGCAGGATTACAAGGAATTTTACCGCGAGCTCTACCCTATGCAGTTCGACGAGCCCTTGTTCCACATTCATCTGAATGTCGACTACCCCTTCAATTTGACCGGAATACTGTTTTTCCCCAAGATCAAGAACAACATCGAAGTTCAGAAAGACAATATCCAGCTGTACAGCAATCAAGTTTTTGTTACCGATAGCGTTGAAGGTATTGTGCCGGACTTTTTGACACTCCTACAGGGGGTTATTGACTCGCCCGATATTCCGTTGAACGTATCGCGCAGTTATTTGCAAAGCGATAGCAATGTGAAGAAGATATCGGCTCACATCACCAAAAAGGTCGCTGATAAGCTCGAAGAGTTGTTCAAGAACGACCGCGAGCGCCTTGAGTCGATCTGGGAAGACATCAAGGTAATCATTGAGTACGGAATGTTGAGTGAAGAGAAATTCTTTGACAAAGCAAAAAATTTCAACCTCTACCCCAATGTCGGTGGCGAGCACTTCACCTTTGAAGAGTACACGGAAAAGATCAAAGCCGCTCAAACCGATAAGGACGGAAAGCTCGTGTACTTGTATACGAACAATCCCGAAGAGCAGCACGGGTTCATCGAAGAAGCCAAAGGACACGGCTACGATGTATTGCACCTCGATAGCCCGATCGTAGGACACTTACTCCAAAAGCTCGAAATGGATGGTGAAAAGATCACTTTTGCGCGAGTCGATAGCGAGCCGATCGAAAAGCTCATCGCTAAGGACGACGAGCATCCTTCTAAACTTACCGAGGAAGAGAAAGAAACTTTGAAACCCATTATCGAAGCTGCGGTGCCAAAAGAGCAATTCTCTGTTTCACTTGAAGCGCAAAGCGAGAAATCGCCTGCTTTCAGTATCACTCGTCCAGAATTCATGCGCCGGATGAAGGAAATGAGCATGACCGGTGGGGGCATGATGGGGATGGGCAACCTACCCGATAGCTTCAATCTGATCGTGAACGTCAATCATCCGCTCGTAGAGCGAATTCACACAGAAAAAGACGAGAGCAAGCGAAGCGAACTCATTAACCAGGGAGTAGACTTAGCCAAGTTGTCTCAGAATATGCTCAAGGGTGAGGCGCTCACGAGTTTCATCAAGCGCAGCTACGACCTCATCGACGCCTAA
- a CDS encoding response regulator — protein sequence MYFIEEDVPHSIVSDVTRLRQVLVNLCNNAVKFTDQGEIYLNIRRQDSESGAELLFKLRVIGIGIPKEKLNKLFDSFTQVDASTTRRFGGTGLGLAICKKIVEAMGGHIWVESDEGEGTTFFFAIPLIKGSQLSAKKHIIDLHQLENKQLLLLDDNPTNLSILEKQLLPLNVKMRSTKSPIDALDWVVNEKGEFDLALVDMNMPEMDGLQWAKVVRKKYGKSELPVVVLSSIGNLLHKDEKADLNGYLTKPVSRFRLYKQVASALGLNSNTLELENEGDSTFRKDVKNISIEDKIRILVAEDNPINQKVIVHMLRKLCYEPILASNGSEAYELCEKIDFDLVSMDMEMPEMDGIEATRKILASSREKRPLIIAMTANAMVEDQQRCIEAGMNDFIAKPFTIQVVQKIINQYFSNG from the coding sequence ATGTACTTCATTGAGGAGGATGTTCCTCATTCCATTGTGTCTGATGTAACCCGTCTTCGTCAGGTACTTGTTAACCTCTGTAACAACGCGGTCAAATTCACTGATCAAGGTGAGATATACTTGAATATCCGTCGGCAAGACAGCGAATCGGGTGCTGAACTACTTTTCAAGTTGCGGGTTATCGGAATCGGCATTCCGAAAGAGAAACTGAATAAATTATTCGACAGCTTTACACAGGTGGATGCCTCCACAACCCGTCGCTTTGGCGGAACCGGTTTAGGGCTAGCCATTTGTAAGAAGATCGTTGAGGCCATGGGTGGGCACATCTGGGTAGAGAGTGACGAAGGGGAAGGAACTACTTTTTTCTTTGCCATTCCGTTGATCAAGGGAAGTCAGCTTTCAGCCAAGAAGCACATTATAGATCTTCATCAACTGGAGAACAAACAACTTCTACTACTTGATGACAATCCCACGAATTTGAGCATTCTCGAAAAGCAACTCCTCCCGCTCAATGTAAAGATGCGTTCAACAAAGAGCCCCATTGACGCTTTGGACTGGGTCGTTAATGAAAAGGGGGAATTCGATTTAGCCTTGGTCGATATGAACATGCCCGAAATGGATGGACTACAATGGGCAAAGGTCGTGAGGAAGAAATACGGTAAGTCGGAGCTCCCTGTTGTAGTGCTATCGAGTATTGGTAACTTACTGCACAAGGATGAAAAAGCGGACCTAAATGGCTATTTAACCAAGCCTGTAAGTCGGTTTCGACTTTACAAGCAGGTGGCTTCTGCGCTGGGGCTCAACAGCAATACTCTGGAGTTGGAGAATGAAGGCGATAGCACCTTTAGAAAGGACGTGAAAAATATTTCGATCGAAGACAAAATTCGAATACTTGTCGCCGAGGACAACCCCATCAATCAAAAAGTAATCGTCCACATGTTGCGTAAACTATGCTATGAACCCATTCTGGCATCAAACGGTAGCGAGGCCTATGAGTTATGCGAAAAGATCGATTTCGATTTGGTGTCCATGGACATGGAAATGCCCGAAATGGACGGAATAGAGGCCACTCGAAAGATATTGGCCTCTAGTCGCGAGAAACGGCCACTTATCATTGCTATGACGGCAAACGCCATGGTCGAAGATCAACAGCGATGTATCGAAGCGGGCATGAACGACTTCATCGCAAAACCTTTTACCATACAAGTGGTTCAGAAGATAATCAACCAATATTTTAGTAATGGATAA